The Podospora pseudocomata strain CBS 415.72m chromosome 1 map unlocalized CBS415.72m_1, whole genome shotgun sequence genome has a segment encoding these proteins:
- a CDS encoding uncharacterized protein (EggNog:ENOG503NUP6; COG:J), with protein sequence MAEPTPNPAPPAETPEVAGEDAGPSKKALKKAEAKAKKEAEKAKRAAERAAATAQANAAAAEDHATGNYGQETHETKLSEDATEISLKTLNDEHLGKKVKLRAFLQNARMQGAKMAFVELRETGNWAIQGVVAANADGSVSRQMVKFIGSVNPESFVVVEATVEKPLEPVKSCRVSNCELHLTKLFVISSAPAMLGMTLSTANKAVTNFSDEEAPAEAPVEGVENLSISGEVSGPPAASMLTHLDNIVMHKRSYVQQAIADIRVEVKHLFRSYLREHGFKEFEPPCLIAAASEGGANVFRLPYFEKEAFLAQSPQFYKQIEVLAGRKRVFCVGPVFRAENSNTPRHMTEFTGLDLEMEVTDYQEALHMLEGVLLHIFRTIKKTCADEIALVRSVYPSEEFLLPEEGKEIRLTFAEGQKLLREEGPEEFRNVSDFEDMSTPQEKALGALIKKKYNTDFYVLDKFPSDARPFYAKEDPTNPKVTLAYDMFMRGQEILSGGQRIHDPVELEARLRTKGVDPKSPGIREYVDLFRQVGAPPHAGGGIGLDRVVAWYLNLPSVHLAAYYPRTPKRLLP encoded by the exons ATGGCCGAACCCACGCCAAATCCCGCCCCTCCTGCTGAGACCCCAGAggttgctggtgaggatGCTGGCCCCTCCAAGAAGGCCCTGAAGAAGGCTGAGGCCAAGGCTAAGAAAG AGGCCGAGAAAGCCAAGCGGGCCGCTGAGAGagctgctgctactgctcAGGCCaacgctgctgctgctgaggaccATGCCACGGGCAATTATGGCCAAGAGACTCATGAGACCAAGCTGTCCGAGGATGCCACCGAGATCAGTCTGAAGACGCTCAACGATGAGCATCTCGGCAAGAAGGTCAAACTTAGAGCTTTTCTCCAGAATGCGAGAATGCAAGGCGCCAAGATG GCCTTTGTTGAGCTGAGAGAAACCGGCAACTGGGCGATCCAGGGCGTGGTTGCGGCGAACGCTGATGGTTCAGTGAGCCGTCAAATGGTCAAGTTTATCGGATCAGTTAACCCTGAGTCCTTCGTGGTTGTTGAAGCCACAGTCGAGAAGCCTCTTGAGCCTGTCAAGAGCTGCCGTGTCTCCAACTGCGAGCTCCACTTGACCAAGCTTTTTGTTATTTCCTCTGCTCCCGCCATGTTGGGCATGACCCTCTCGACAGCCAACAAGGCTGTCACAAACTTCAGCGATGAAGAGGCCCCCGCGGAAGCGCCtgtggagggtgttgagaaCCTGAGCATTTCTGGCGAGGTATCCGGTCCTCCGGCCGCTTCGATGCTTACGCATTTGGACAACATTGTCATGCACAAGCGCTCTTACGTCCAGCAGGCCATTGCTGACATCCGCGTTGAGGTGAAGCACCTGTTCCGTTCTTACCTGCGCGAGCACGGTTTCAAGGAGTTTGAGCCTCCCTGCCTCATTGCTGCCGCCTCCGAAGGTGGTGCCAATGTGTTCCGCCTGCCTTATTTCGAGAAAGAGGCTTTCCTTGCCCAGTCACCACAGTTTTACAAGCAGATCGAAGTTCTTGCGGGAAGAAAGCGTGTCTTCTGTGTTGGACCCGTGTTCAGAGCCGAGAACAGCAACACACCCAGACACATGACCGAGTTCACAGGTCTCGATTTGGAAATGGAGGTGACTGATTACCAGGAAGCTTTGCACATGCTTGAGGGTGTACTCCTTCACATCTTCCgcaccatcaagaagactTGCGCAGATGAGATAGCTCTCGTACGGTCGGTATATCCCTCGGAGGAGTTTCTCTTACccgaggagggcaaggagatCCGCTTGACTTTTGCTGAGGGCCAAAAGCTCttgagagaagaaggcccagAGGAATTCAGAAATGTCAGCGACTTCGAGGATATGAGCACACCCCAAGAGAAGGCTCTGGGTGctctcatcaagaagaagtacAACACCGACTTCTATGTGTTGGACAAGTTCCCATCTGATGCCCGCCCCTTCTACGCTAAGGAGGATCCCACTAATCCCAAGGTCACATTGGCTTACGACATGTTCATGAGAGGGCAAGAGATTCTGTCCGGTGGTCAGCGTATCCACGATCCTGTGGAGCTTGAAGCTCGCCTTCGCACCAAGGGTGTCGACCCTAAGAGCCCGGGCATTCGTGAATACGTTGACCTGTTCCGTCAAGTCGGAGCGCCACCCCATGCTGGTGGAGGCA TTGGTCTTGATCGTGTTGTTGCGTGGTATCTCAACCTTCCCAGTGTTCACCTTGCCGCCTACTACCCACGCACCCCCAAGAGATTGTTGCCTTGA
- a CDS encoding uncharacterized protein (COG:S; EggNog:ENOG503P2W8) — protein MASKRDHSALSASDYDDAPPSSSNKRRRGQPAAKTKQVEVKTDPTYGQRTAFPGLDDDGNGQFSDEDLETEECGDALAYLKSVRQEASHVPHILVAPKAGPQLPPHLLSTTANSHDAVDRSLYDDGVGDSRGYYQDGAYTAAPDPSPTSSQQEAGLLASADAEAENKRALSESYYASLTEQFLSLRALLHQEPPQELVDALDKDHGIEVGAFGPKSWTFRVWTKRIRYTDPLPVQIAALDRQSVLKILRIILGGKFIRRGYELRERTSRWIWALLARLPDRGVLDHTEVGWVRDLGKRAVLMMVSIAHMAALREEVDEGLEGEEYGDEQDEEEEEYPVDEDMESESHEDGFGVTRQDDKGTLEVPPANPVESAEEAEDGEMDMDLDEGEISDEDNNKDIGADIAAAKARMLAQLEDIPEYEQCVPAVQAEKVYADQADEPVFDETRTRINMRATLNMILTVAGELYGQRDLLEFRDPFPSL, from the exons ATGGCTTCAAAACGCGATCACAGCGCCCTCTCGGCCAGTGACTACGATGATGcgccgccctcctcttctaacAAACGTCGTCGCGGGCAGCCTGCTGCTAAGACCAAGCAGGTCGAGGTGAAAACTGACCCGACATACGGCCAGAGAACCGCTTTCCCGGGCCTAGATGACGATGGCAACGGCCAATTCAGCGACGAAGATCTTGAAACTGAGGAGTGCGGCGATGCGCTCGCCTATTTGAAATCTGTTCG ACAAGAAGCCAGCCACGTCCCACACATTCTCGTCGCGCCGAAAGCAGGGCcccagctccctccccattTGCTATCTACAACAGCAAACAGTCACGATGCAGTCGACCGCAGTCTCTACGATGACGGCGTAGGCGATTCCCGAGGTTACTACCAAGACGGTGCCTACACCGCAGCCCCTGACCCATCACCTACCTCCAGCCAGCAAGAAGCCGGATTGCTGGCCTCAGCCGATGCTGAAGCCGAAAACAAGCGCGCCCTCAGCGAATCCTATTACGCCTCCCTTACCGAAcagtttctctctcttcggGCCCTCCTTCACCAGGAACCACCCCAAGAACTTGTTGATGCCCTCGACAAAGACCATGGTATAGAAGTCGGCGCGTTTGGCCCAAAGTCTTGGACTTTCCGGGTGTGGACCAAACGAATCAGATACACAGACCCGCTCCCGGTTCAAATCGCAGCCTTGGACAGGCAGAGCGTTCTCAAGATTCTTCGTATAATTCTCGGTGGCAAGTTCATCCGCCGTGGTTATGAGCTGCGGGAAAGGACTAGTCGCTGGATTTGGGCTTTGCTTGCTCGTTTGCCTGACCGGGGTGTGCTTGACCACACCGAAGTTGGATGGGTGAGGGATCTAGGAAAAAGAGCTGTGCTCATGATGGTTAGTATCGCTCATATGGCTGCGTTGAGAGAAGAAGTGGACGAGGgcttggagggcgaggagtaTGGCGACGAacaggacgaggaggaagaagagtaccccgtggacgaggacatggAATCGGAAAGTCATGAGGACGGTTTTGGTGTCACCAGACAGGACGACAAAGGAACCCTCGAGGTACCGCCAGCTAACCCTGTCGAGTctgctgaggaggcggaagatGGCGAAATGGACATGGATCTCGACGAAGGGGAGATCTCAGAtgaagacaacaacaaggatATCGGTGCTGACATTGCGGCAGCCAAGGCACGCATGCTTGCCCAGCTTGAAGACATCCCAGAGTACGAGCAGTGCGTTCCCGCTGTTCAAGCGGAGAAGGTCTATGCTGACCAAGCGGATGAGCCGGTTTTTGACGAGACGAGAACCAGAATCAACATGCGGGCGACTTTGAATATGATTTTGACCGTAGCGGGTGAGCTTTATGGGCAAAGGGATTTGCTGGAGTTTCGGGACCCTTTCCCTTCTCTGTAG
- a CDS encoding uncharacterized protein (EggNog:ENOG503P5YJ; COG:S), with translation MSAPRTKRPFAGAASDPAQRQITSFFSPSSSGSPTATQSTKTPLNGPILPAPVQTNLLNVGMRVRKSVQEGYKTGAQYSAFKLWEDNAAPITPTSTVPVSTAGGGGMRELLPFSGIHKVGGLGIQPSNGAGADDCEMAGSQESVYSNGSATSAVEATERVNLNAKKRFFVREEDEEEQEEGMVLSWEDVDVSPRSFGPAGFENRRWAVPRGKKGREGAVAAAAGQENTVRVLVDGNDFEEASFLEGMGDE, from the coding sequence ATGTCCGCCCCTCGAACCAAGCGCCCCTTTGCCGGTGCCGCCAGCGACCCTGCCCAACGTCAAataacctccttcttctccccatcttcctccggttcccccaccgccacccaaTCGACCAAAACGCCCCTCAACGGTCCCATCCTCCCTGCCCCAGTGcaaaccaacctcctcaacgtCGGGATGCGCGTTCGCAAGTCAGTCCAGGAAGGCTACAAGACCGGTGCGCAGTACTCTGCCTTCAAGCTCTGGGAAGACAACGCCGCTCCCATCACCCCAACCTCTACAGTTCCTGTCAGcactgctggtggtggtggaatgaGGGAGCTCCTCCCTTTTAGCGGCATCCACAAAGTCGGTGGGCTCGGGATCCAGCCATCTAACGGTGCTGGGGCGGACGATTGTGAGATGGCGGGATCGCAGGAGTCGGTTTACAGCAATGGGAGTGCTACCTCTGCGGTGGAGGCGACGGAGAGGGTGAACCTCAATGCGAAGAAGAGGTTCTTTGTTcgggaggaagacgaggaggagcaggaggaggggatggtgctCTCgtgggaggatgtggatgtcaGCCCTAGGAGTTTTGGGCCGGCGGGGTTTGAAAATAGGAGGTGGGCTGTGCcgaggggaaagaagggtaGGGagggtgctgttgctgctgccgctgggCAGGAGAATACTGTTCGGGTGCTGGTGGACGGCAATGATTTTGAGGAggcgagcttcttggaggggatgggtgATGAGTAG
- the rps27 gene encoding 40S ribosomal protein S27 (EggNog:ENOG503P557; COG:J) has translation MASRLPTGPWTGRTLDNGFLSMMCPAAEARKHKLKTLVPAPRSFFMDVKCPGCFTITTVFSHAQTVVICQGCTTVLCQPTGGKARLTEGCSFRRK, from the exons ATGGCATCGCGATTGCCCACGGGACCATGGACGGGCAGAACACTGGATAACGGATTCTTATCGATGATGTG cCCGGCTGCTGAGGCCCGCAAGCACAAGCTCAAG ACCCTTGTGCCCGCTCCCCGCTCCTTCTTCATGGACGTCAAGTGCCCCGGATgcttcaccatcaccaccgtcttcTCCCACGCCCAGACTGTCGTCATCTGCCAGGGCTGCACGACCGTCCTCTGCCAGCCTACCGGTGGTAAGGCCAGACTCACTGAGGGCTGCTCTTTCCGGAGAAAGTAG